A DNA window from uncultured Methanoregula sp. contains the following coding sequences:
- a CDS encoding PAS domain-containing protein, with product MIQKDSPVTESRSLFHYILLFMIIPVICIGVLLTANDYFVTKNNFENEAHHLQFQTEQNIMEALHLTDTASNILDNSINDQMQKGLVAVKGEYERSGRNPAGMDLTALRASMGEGYDIYVIDESGVIVATTYPPELGQDFKQIPYFFEYLTNIRNSEGFFPDRVVHELLGSGQYRKFAYMPTPDHKYVLELGLAGPSFDSMNAKLEAHKNIKNIVFSNPYVEDYRVFNTLGRYVSNGSRPEPEIRGYLNETISLRSTYEVSESGSPRTVRYLFIDLKDATYGSDPSRIVEITYNTGLMQQSLNNLLLSHLLISLSVILLGCVLAVLVSRRLIQPVKGIVSDVEKIAAGDLDHRIGSPQIQEFRVLEKSINTMVDSLKGAFLKVKDDEIFKQEMIDQLPIAVFMKNVDDGRYVYWNRASETLFGRKAADVIGKTDRDLFPKVMVAQIEREDCEARLNRIAMNTKTVALEGQGDRILHMIIVPIFSSTRTERYMLGIAEDLTEQALHLKTDLLFSITRHDILDNLSVIMESLERAQLMTTPEAMQAFFDKTLLSVESIRNQISFMRSMQDRGITSPKWQSVQQSFYNAVEQLPNSDVEIKADLDDLEIFADPFLPRIFFTLLLNSFNYGGKRLSRIHLHAAMDGENLALVYEDDGPGIPLTDKAKIFLFEESPKTWQGLFLIQELLSFTGISITESGAPETGVRFVLLVPAGKFRYRG from the coding sequence ATGATTCAGAAGGATAGTCCCGTAACGGAAAGCCGGTCTCTCTTCCACTATATCCTCTTATTCATGATAATTCCCGTCATCTGCATCGGGGTGCTCCTTACTGCAAATGACTATTTTGTTACGAAAAACAATTTCGAGAACGAAGCCCATCATCTTCAGTTCCAGACCGAACAGAACATAATGGAAGCCCTTCACCTTACCGATACGGCGTCAAATATCCTTGATAACAGCATCAACGACCAGATGCAGAAAGGACTCGTTGCCGTCAAAGGCGAGTACGAGCGATCCGGCCGCAATCCGGCAGGAATGGATCTGACCGCTCTCCGGGCTAGCATGGGAGAAGGCTATGATATCTATGTTATCGATGAATCCGGCGTGATTGTTGCAACCACCTACCCGCCGGAACTCGGCCAGGATTTCAAACAGATCCCGTATTTCTTTGAATATCTCACCAACATCCGCAATTCCGAAGGTTTTTTCCCGGATCGCGTTGTGCATGAACTCCTCGGGTCCGGCCAGTACCGGAAGTTCGCGTACATGCCAACGCCGGATCATAAATATGTACTTGAACTGGGCCTTGCCGGGCCGTCCTTCGATTCGATGAATGCAAAACTGGAAGCCCATAAGAATATCAAAAACATCGTGTTTTCCAATCCCTATGTTGAGGATTACCGGGTCTTCAATACCCTCGGGCGCTATGTGAGCAATGGCAGCCGGCCTGAACCGGAAATCCGGGGATACCTCAACGAGACGATAAGCCTGCGTTCAACTTATGAAGTCTCCGAATCCGGCTCCCCCCGGACCGTACGGTACCTGTTCATCGATCTCAAGGATGCAACCTACGGCTCGGATCCCAGCAGGATCGTTGAAATCACGTATAACACGGGCCTTATGCAGCAATCTCTCAACAACCTCCTCCTCTCCCACCTGCTCATCTCCTTATCGGTGATCCTTCTGGGATGTGTTCTTGCAGTCCTTGTGTCGCGGAGACTTATCCAACCGGTCAAAGGTATCGTGAGCGATGTTGAAAAAATTGCAGCCGGGGATCTGGATCACCGGATCGGGAGCCCGCAGATCCAGGAGTTCCGCGTTCTTGAGAAGAGTATCAACACGATGGTGGATTCATTAAAAGGCGCATTTTTGAAAGTGAAAGATGACGAGATCTTCAAGCAGGAGATGATCGATCAGCTGCCGATTGCCGTCTTCATGAAGAATGTTGACGATGGCAGGTACGTGTACTGGAACAGGGCAAGCGAGACCCTGTTCGGGCGCAAGGCTGCTGACGTGATCGGGAAGACCGATCGCGACCTCTTCCCCAAGGTAATGGTTGCCCAGATTGAGAGAGAAGATTGCGAAGCCCGCCTCAACCGTATTGCCATGAATACCAAGACCGTTGCCCTGGAAGGACAGGGCGACCGGATCCTCCATATGATCATTGTGCCCATCTTCAGCTCAACCAGGACCGAGCGGTACATGCTGGGCATTGCTGAAGACTTAACCGAACAGGCCCTTCACCTCAAGACCGATCTGCTCTTCAGCATCACCCGTCACGATATCCTCGACAATCTTTCGGTTATCATGGAATCCCTTGAACGGGCGCAGCTCATGACCACTCCTGAAGCAATGCAGGCATTTTTCGACAAGACCCTCCTCTCCGTGGAATCGATCCGCAACCAGATCTCGTTCATGCGCAGCATGCAGGACCGTGGAATAACGTCCCCGAAATGGCAGTCGGTCCAGCAGTCCTTCTACAACGCGGTCGAGCAACTTCCAAACAGTGATGTGGAGATCAAAGCAGATCTGGACGATCTGGAAATCTTTGCCGATCCCTTCCTGCCCCGGATCTTCTTCACCCTGCTCCTGAACTCCTTCAACTACGGGGGCAAGCGCCTCTCCCGGATCCATCTGCATGCAGCAATGGACGGGGAGAACCTCGCGCTGGTGTACGAGGATGACGGGCCGGGTATACCGCTGACGGATAAGGCAAAGATCTTCCTCTTCGAGGAATCCCCGAAGACCTGGCAGGGCCTCTTCCTCATCCAGGAGCTCCTCTCCTTCACCGGTATCTCAATCACTGAATCCGGTGCTCCCGAAACCGGCGTGCGGTTTGTCCTGCTGGTTCCTGCAGGCAAATTCCGGTACCGCGGCTGA
- a CDS encoding ArsR family transcriptional regulator, whose product MSEAAEVARLLDILGNRNRRRIIELLRQKPCFVTEISETLMLSPKAVIDHLQMMERETILACQMDERRRKYYYLANDILIDVSLKEIRIISSAEEEDDEKNERLKTSVSLLGRMIRSHDQILSNLEQINHDIEMRINDIAHNHKDLFKSEREITVIIALSHESLTLPELEQATTLPEKDLMEILKRCERSGIVAREDERYMLRGVHAE is encoded by the coding sequence ATGAGCGAAGCTGCTGAGGTTGCCCGACTGCTTGACATTCTCGGGAACCGGAACCGGAGACGGATTATCGAGTTGCTGAGGCAGAAGCCCTGCTTTGTTACCGAGATATCCGAGACTCTCATGCTCTCACCCAAGGCGGTTATCGACCATCTCCAGATGATGGAGAGGGAGACTATCCTTGCCTGCCAGATGGATGAACGGCGCAGGAAATACTACTATCTCGCAAACGATATCCTCATCGACGTCAGTCTCAAGGAGATCCGGATCATCAGTTCCGCAGAGGAAGAGGACGATGAGAAGAACGAGCGGCTGAAAACTTCCGTCTCCCTGCTTGGCCGGATGATCCGCTCTCACGACCAGATCCTTTCAAACCTCGAACAGATCAACCACGATATCGAGATGAGGATAAACGATATTGCCCATAACCATAAGGATTTATTCAAAAGCGAACGAGAGATTACCGTAATCATTGCCCTCTCTCACGAGTCCCTGACCCTGCCCGAACTGGAGCAGGCAACCACGCTTCCTGAGAAAGACCTCATGGAGATCCTGAAGCGGTGCGAGCGGTCGGGGATTGTAGCCCGGGAGGATGAGCGGTACATGCTCCGAGGTGTCCATGCAGAATAA
- a CDS encoding zinc-ribbon domain-containing protein: MGNRFCTACGAELSEEMKFCTECGAPAGLPDIPESGEETTPADRFPVPDQPSPPPSKKSRVLILAGIIAILVIVAVLAVFVLPAASPGSLLQKTEPAVPTVTATVPVTPTPEPVTTIPTPVPEQFPGALKLKESFPFGSGELASEGTVYRVWMNDTYQWHSDIDNRYYPQKPKAGNKYLAVFVNVFNNGTTRVWPPTSNNIRVYYDGDWYSMDPVHYLPDRSRNIKATAIEVKEIQYLPKLFGSEYVEDFGYSHSTQTAYLYPGKSNAIDGYIIYEVPSSLTLDKAYVRIAFNGYDTAIWKLG; this comes from the coding sequence ATGGGAAATCGGTTCTGCACAGCATGCGGTGCTGAGTTATCGGAGGAAATGAAGTTCTGCACTGAGTGCGGAGCACCGGCCGGCCTGCCGGACATACCGGAGAGCGGAGAGGAAACTACTCCCGCGGATCGGTTCCCGGTACCGGATCAGCCATCTCCACCCCCTTCGAAGAAGAGCCGTGTTCTCATACTTGCCGGTATTATTGCGATTCTGGTTATCGTGGCAGTTCTCGCAGTATTCGTTCTGCCAGCGGCATCTCCCGGATCACTCCTGCAGAAAACAGAACCGGCAGTACCTACGGTGACGGCCACGGTCCCGGTAACGCCAACACCTGAACCGGTAACCACCATTCCCACACCGGTCCCGGAACAGTTTCCCGGTGCCCTCAAACTCAAAGAATCATTTCCCTTTGGATCCGGTGAACTTGCCAGCGAAGGCACGGTGTACCGCGTCTGGATGAACGACACCTACCAGTGGCACAGTGATATAGACAACAGATACTATCCCCAGAAACCAAAAGCGGGAAACAAATACCTGGCGGTCTTTGTCAATGTCTTCAACAACGGGACAACGCGGGTCTGGCCGCCGACATCGAATAACATCAGGGTCTATTATGACGGGGACTGGTACTCCATGGATCCTGTCCATTATCTCCCGGACCGGAGCAGGAACATCAAGGCAACCGCAATAGAGGTAAAAGAGATACAATATCTTCCGAAACTCTTCGGTTCGGAATACGTGGAGGATTTCGGCTACTCGCACAGTACCCAGACTGCGTACCTGTACCCGGGGAAGAGCAATGCCATCGACGGGTACATCATCTACGAAGTCCCGTCATCGCTGACCCTGGACAAAGCCTATGTCCGGATCGCGTTCAACGGGTATGACACGGCTATCTGGAAACTGGGCTAG
- the nrdD gene encoding anaerobic ribonucleoside-triphosphate reductase, whose product MSRRPETKQLTFEGLAVPALPYVRSTDGHIIDWDRNRIVRQIVEETKLVETFYGYEGASETTAQEIALEVENRIKNMGLKSLSGPLIREIVNITLLEKGMVQYRNVSTRVGTPVYDAHLIDVGRGFEAHDNANLQENAETSHKKKADKISKEQYLLQLPPDLADHHLSGEMHIHDLEYFGTRPFCQDWDLRYFFYYGLMPDGNGTKASVAGPAKRAEVAILHAVKALGSAQTNFAGGQGYYNFLTFLAPFMEGMPYDEIKQMVQMFVYEMTQMMVARGGQLVFSSIQLSPGVPSLWQDKPCVYKGKVWDGKSPSAPLKTYGEFEREVRLLFKALMEVMLEGDYWGKPFNFPKPEISIEPDFMNEREEFNKKNPDLPTFRELYLMTFELASKFGTPYYDNQLPAYRGAGKGISCYQCCAYQFSAVADEDSDFDKKLIFQGGKHFSMGSWQVVSVNCPRAAYNAEGDDARLFAELKKLMDVAVEIFKIKRRWMDHIRANSRMPFAMQRPKDPNTGERGAIAVDLEGLVYTIGVVGVNEMVQHHTGRQLHESREAFRLAIRAMTEMELYGRELSKKYNMTIALARTPAETTGQRFAVADLLDRRYHEHAKKVIKGDVEVGLLKLGKSRDLPIYYTNGTHVAPGADIPLTKRMEIEHVFFPIVDGGNIFHIWLGEARPDPRGLMDMAMNLCRNTQIGYFAFTRDITVSLRQFHEMGDEKKAISDWTPADLPARA is encoded by the coding sequence ATGTCGCGCCGGCCGGAAACAAAACAGCTGACTTTTGAGGGACTGGCAGTCCCGGCACTCCCGTACGTCCGCTCAACCGACGGACATATCATTGACTGGGATCGCAACCGCATTGTCCGGCAGATTGTTGAAGAGACAAAACTCGTTGAAACTTTTTACGGGTACGAGGGCGCCAGCGAGACCACTGCCCAGGAGATTGCCCTTGAGGTGGAGAACCGGATCAAAAACATGGGGCTCAAGTCGCTCTCCGGCCCCCTCATCCGCGAGATTGTGAATATCACCCTTCTCGAGAAGGGGATGGTCCAGTACCGGAATGTCTCAACCCGGGTCGGTACCCCGGTCTACGATGCACATCTCATCGATGTGGGCAGGGGTTTTGAAGCCCATGACAACGCCAACCTGCAGGAGAATGCCGAGACCTCGCACAAGAAGAAGGCCGACAAGATCTCAAAAGAACAGTACCTGCTCCAGCTCCCGCCGGATCTCGCGGATCACCATCTTTCGGGCGAGATGCACATCCATGATCTGGAATATTTCGGCACGCGCCCGTTCTGCCAGGACTGGGACCTGCGTTACTTCTTCTATTACGGCCTGATGCCGGACGGGAACGGCACAAAGGCCTCGGTTGCCGGCCCGGCCAAACGGGCAGAGGTAGCGATCCTCCACGCGGTAAAGGCGCTCGGGTCGGCCCAGACCAACTTTGCCGGGGGACAGGGATATTACAACTTCCTCACGTTCCTTGCCCCGTTCATGGAAGGGATGCCGTACGACGAGATCAAGCAGATGGTCCAGATGTTCGTGTACGAGATGACGCAGATGATGGTTGCCCGGGGCGGCCAGCTCGTCTTCTCATCGATCCAGCTCTCACCCGGCGTTCCCTCCCTCTGGCAGGACAAACCCTGCGTGTACAAAGGCAAAGTCTGGGATGGTAAATCGCCATCGGCGCCGCTGAAGACCTATGGCGAGTTCGAGCGCGAGGTGCGTCTCCTCTTCAAGGCGCTCATGGAAGTGATGCTCGAAGGGGACTACTGGGGCAAGCCCTTCAATTTCCCGAAACCCGAGATCTCGATCGAGCCGGATTTCATGAACGAGCGCGAAGAGTTCAACAAGAAAAACCCCGACCTTCCCACGTTCAGGGAACTCTACCTGATGACGTTCGAACTGGCCTCGAAATTCGGCACCCCGTATTACGACAACCAGCTTCCCGCTTACCGGGGAGCGGGGAAGGGCATCTCCTGTTACCAGTGCTGCGCTTACCAGTTCTCGGCCGTTGCCGACGAAGACTCGGATTTCGACAAGAAACTCATCTTCCAGGGAGGGAAGCATTTCTCGATGGGGTCCTGGCAGGTGGTTTCCGTCAACTGCCCGCGGGCTGCTTACAATGCGGAAGGCGATGATGCCCGCCTCTTTGCGGAACTGAAAAAACTCATGGATGTGGCAGTCGAGATCTTCAAGATCAAGCGCCGGTGGATGGACCATATCCGGGCCAACAGCCGCATGCCGTTTGCCATGCAGCGCCCCAAGGATCCCAATACCGGGGAGCGGGGTGCAATAGCGGTCGATCTCGAAGGACTGGTCTACACGATAGGCGTAGTCGGTGTCAACGAGATGGTCCAGCATCATACCGGCAGGCAGCTCCACGAGTCAAGGGAGGCATTCCGGCTCGCCATCCGGGCAATGACCGAGATGGAACTCTATGGACGGGAGCTGAGCAAAAAATACAATATGACAATTGCCCTCGCCCGCACACCGGCCGAAACCACCGGGCAGCGCTTCGCGGTCGCCGATCTGCTCGACCGGCGTTACCACGAGCATGCAAAGAAGGTCATCAAGGGGGATGTCGAAGTCGGCCTCCTCAAGCTCGGCAAGAGCCGCGATCTTCCGATCTATTACACGAACGGCACCCATGTTGCGCCGGGTGCAGACATCCCGCTGACAAAAAGGATGGAGATCGAACATGTCTTCTTCCCGATTGTGGACGGGGGGAACATCTTCCATATCTGGCTCGGGGAAGCCCGGCCGGATCCCCGGGGTCTCATGGATATGGCAATGAACCTCTGCCGCAACACGCAGATCGGCTATTTTGCCTTCACACGGGACATCACCGTCTCGCTCCGCCAGTTCCATGAGATGGGAGATGAGAAGAAAGCGATATCGGACTGGACACCGGCGGATCTGCCGGCCAGGGCATGA
- a CDS encoding glutaredoxin domain-containing protein codes for MPKNPELIVYTLEFCPHCDTLKGFLKQEGCTYIERDLSTAESLTELRLNGVFVNEAPVLQKDSDFYTSEDLFPSGNLDGARIKKLLSGE; via the coding sequence GTGCCGAAGAATCCGGAACTGATCGTTTATACGCTTGAATTTTGCCCGCATTGCGACACACTCAAGGGTTTTTTAAAACAGGAAGGCTGCACGTACATTGAACGCGACCTCTCCACCGCGGAATCCCTCACCGAGCTCAGGCTCAACGGGGTCTTTGTCAACGAAGCCCCGGTGCTCCAGAAAGACTCGGATTTCTACACATCGGAGGATCTTTTTCCCTCCGGCAACCTTGACGGAGCGCGGATAAAAAAACTCCTCTCGGGTGAGTAA
- the thpR gene encoding RNA 2',3'-cyclic phosphodiesterase gives MVRAFIALELSEEIRTGLAGAQDILRGSSARLTFVEPDLIHVTAKFLGEVEERRLPGIKEALRNIPFEPFLVTAGEVTVNNRNRPHTIWSSVNDSGNGQQLLHAIDAALGPLGIEPETRRFTPHATIARVKSFDPSLFPFLKRLEGKSYGSCTVAGLRLKKSTLFPKGPVYEDLLEVKW, from the coding sequence ATGGTCAGGGCATTTATTGCACTGGAATTGTCCGAAGAGATCCGTACCGGCCTTGCCGGAGCCCAGGATATTCTCCGCGGCTCTTCGGCACGGCTTACCTTTGTGGAACCGGATCTGATTCACGTTACGGCAAAGTTCCTTGGCGAAGTGGAGGAACGCCGCCTGCCCGGGATTAAGGAAGCCCTGCGAAACATCCCGTTCGAGCCGTTTTTAGTAACTGCCGGTGAAGTCACGGTGAATAACCGGAACCGCCCCCATACGATCTGGAGTTCGGTAAACGATTCAGGAAACGGCCAGCAGCTCCTCCATGCTATCGATGCAGCGCTCGGCCCCCTGGGAATTGAGCCCGAAACCCGCAGGTTCACGCCCCATGCAACCATCGCCCGCGTCAAATCGTTCGATCCGTCACTTTTTCCCTTCCTGAAGAGGCTTGAGGGGAAGTCGTACGGGAGCTGCACGGTCGCCGGCCTCCGGCTGAAGAAGAGCACGCTTTTCCCGAAAGGACCCGTTTATGAGGATCTGCTGGAGGTGAAATGGTGA
- the cca gene encoding CCA tRNA nucleotidyltransferase, whose translation MVTRLPLEEEVLVKIRPSAEEREEICTLGKKLLAAIAESGKAQGMIVGSIARHTWVRGDRDLDVFMLFDPSLPRETLEAEGLSLARSIAAGFTDSYHEKYAEHPYINATIDGVDVDLVPCYNVVSAEKIQSAVDRTPFHTRYITDKINGLIDDVLLLKRFAKAGGIYGSDQMTEGFSGYLCELLVLYYGCFTGLLNAASEWRPRTIIDPENHAAKTFDEPLVVIDPVDPRRNVAAAVSIDRMAEFVELARGYLESPSLAFFSIPAYRAVSREELGALLQARETHLFAITFPTPPYIEEIVVPQLKRSTAAICEDLERNGFSVHHAHYMMNPDRCMLLFELLVARLPKIRMHIGPPLWNRVNANKFREKHLDSLLPGPYVREARYEMEVPREFTLARDLLASDALLQVSLGRHVRQSLANGWQLFEGEDCWQMEFAEFIGDFFSRCSPLVRIRQKK comes from the coding sequence ATGGTGACCCGTCTCCCCCTGGAAGAGGAGGTTCTTGTCAAGATTCGCCCGAGTGCAGAAGAGCGGGAGGAGATCTGCACCCTTGGAAAAAAACTGCTTGCTGCCATTGCAGAAAGTGGTAAGGCACAGGGCATGATTGTCGGGTCCATTGCACGCCACACGTGGGTGCGGGGGGACCGCGACCTTGATGTGTTCATGCTCTTCGACCCATCGCTGCCCCGGGAGACGCTGGAAGCCGAAGGTCTTTCTCTTGCCCGCAGCATTGCCGCCGGTTTCACGGACAGCTACCATGAGAAGTACGCCGAGCACCCCTACATCAACGCAACTATTGACGGCGTCGACGTGGATCTCGTTCCCTGTTACAATGTTGTGAGTGCGGAAAAGATCCAGAGCGCTGTCGACCGGACGCCATTTCATACGCGGTACATCACGGACAAGATCAACGGACTCATTGACGATGTTCTTCTCCTCAAGCGGTTTGCAAAAGCCGGGGGGATCTATGGCTCGGACCAGATGACCGAAGGGTTCTCCGGTTATCTCTGCGAACTGCTCGTGCTCTATTATGGCTGCTTTACCGGCCTGCTGAATGCCGCGTCGGAGTGGCGCCCCAGAACCATAATCGATCCGGAAAACCATGCAGCAAAAACCTTTGATGAACCCCTTGTGGTAATTGATCCTGTAGACCCCCGCCGCAATGTGGCAGCCGCGGTATCTATCGATCGCATGGCTGAGTTTGTGGAGCTTGCACGGGGCTACCTTGAATCGCCCTCCTTGGCCTTCTTCAGTATTCCGGCTTACCGTGCTGTATCCCGGGAGGAACTCGGAGCACTTCTGCAGGCCCGCGAAACGCACCTGTTCGCGATCACGTTTCCCACACCCCCGTATATCGAGGAGATTGTAGTGCCCCAGCTCAAGCGAAGCACGGCAGCGATCTGCGAAGACCTGGAACGGAACGGTTTCTCGGTCCACCATGCACATTACATGATGAATCCCGACCGCTGCATGCTCCTCTTCGAGCTGCTCGTTGCCCGGCTTCCGAAGATCCGCATGCACATCGGCCCTCCGCTCTGGAACCGGGTGAATGCCAATAAATTCCGGGAAAAACACCTCGATTCTCTTCTACCCGGCCCCTATGTCCGCGAGGCCCGGTACGAGATGGAAGTGCCCCGGGAGTTCACCCTGGCACGCGATCTACTTGCCTCTGATGCACTCCTGCAGGTGAGTCTTGGCAGGCATGTCCGCCAGTCCCTTGCAAACGGGTGGCAGCTCTTTGAGGGAGAAGATTGCTGGCAGATGGAATTTGCAGAATTCATCGGGGACTTCTTCTCCCGGTGTTCTCCTCTCGTCCGGATCCGGCAGAAGAAGTGA
- a CDS encoding TIR domain-containing protein, translating to MRQPKIFISHSWEYKTDYENLINLLKNRGYFDFLDYSIPENDPIEGSNKDVWIQLESQIKYASIVILIVGTYASYSGSIKKEIEIARNYSKPILAIVPRGAERTSSLKNYANDVVGWNTESIVQAIRNLTQ from the coding sequence ATGAGACAACCAAAAATTTTCATTAGCCATTCATGGGAGTATAAAACTGATTATGAAAATCTTATCAATTTACTAAAAAATAGAGGTTACTTTGATTTCCTTGATTATTCAATCCCTGAGAATGATCCTATTGAAGGATCGAATAAGGATGTCTGGATTCAGTTAGAATCTCAAATCAAATATGCTTCAATCGTAATTCTTATTGTTGGAACCTACGCCTCATATAGTGGATCAATCAAAAAAGAAATTGAAATTGCTCGTAATTATTCTAAACCAATCCTTGCAATAGTGCCGCGTGGGGCTGAAAGAACTTCTTCGTTAAAGAATTATGCAAATGATGTGGTAGGATGGAATACTGAAAGTATAGTACAAGCAATTCGAAATTTGACTCAATAG
- a CDS encoding caspase family protein — MRKALVVGIDYYENIQPLNGCVNDAKSIKEVLERNGDGTKNFEVKCLVSTTKHDPVTKRNLKDDITDLFKDNNDEVALFYFSGHGHLEATGGYLVTSDAKDGDDGFSMSELLTLANNSRSKNKIIILDCCHSGQAGNSTDISSAATLYEGTTILTASGSNQYSIEENGSGVFTTLFVDAMNGAAANLVGEITPGSVYAHIDQSLGPWDQRPVFKTNIKSFISLRKVEPPITYHELKQITELFPTCDEEFALDPEFEPESKKPVKEKTAKFSVLQKYNRINLVVPVGEEHMYFAAMNSKSCRLTKLGKHYWKLVKNEKI, encoded by the coding sequence ATGCGAAAAGCTCTTGTTGTCGGTATCGATTACTATGAAAATATTCAGCCCTTAAATGGATGCGTCAATGATGCTAAATCCATTAAAGAAGTCCTTGAAAGAAATGGTGATGGTACAAAAAATTTTGAAGTTAAGTGTTTAGTATCTACAACAAAACACGATCCGGTTACAAAACGAAATTTAAAAGATGACATTACGGATTTGTTTAAAGACAACAACGATGAAGTAGCTCTTTTTTATTTTTCAGGTCACGGGCATCTAGAGGCAACAGGGGGATACCTTGTAACTTCAGATGCAAAAGATGGAGATGATGGATTCTCAATGAGTGAATTATTAACACTCGCAAACAATTCCCGATCAAAAAACAAAATTATTATTCTCGATTGTTGTCATTCTGGCCAAGCAGGAAATTCGACAGATATCAGTAGTGCCGCTACATTGTATGAAGGTACCACAATATTAACCGCGTCAGGATCTAATCAATATTCTATCGAAGAAAATGGTTCTGGAGTCTTCACAACATTATTCGTTGATGCAATGAATGGTGCTGCTGCAAATTTAGTTGGAGAGATTACCCCTGGCAGTGTATATGCACATATTGATCAGTCTCTTGGGCCTTGGGATCAAAGACCTGTTTTTAAGACCAACATAAAAAGCTTTATTTCCCTGAGAAAAGTAGAACCGCCAATCACATACCACGAATTAAAACAGATAACTGAATTATTTCCGACCTGTGATGAAGAATTTGCACTTGACCCTGAATTCGAACCTGAGAGTAAAAAACCTGTTAAGGAGAAGACCGCAAAATTTTCAGTTTTACAAAAATACAATAGAATTAATTTAGTCGTTCCCGTTGGTGAAGAGCATATGTATTTTGCTGCAATGAATTCAAAATCCTGCAGATTAACGAAATTGGGGAAACATTATTGGAAATTAGTTAAGAATGAAAAGATATAA
- a CDS encoding TIR domain-containing protein gives MGGGLRLNRKVFADKRNIPVERSDTKPQKSIKDYSTKKPKVFISFHIDDEAQVNLLRHQAKNSEQLEFDDRSVKEPFDEEWKRQCTERIKKSDIIIVAIGEHTHEREAVEWEINKAHELGVPVIGMRIYKDENHKVPKSMVEHKDKVIPWDLEKIQEELDKKT, from the coding sequence ATGGGGGGAGGTCTTCGATTAAACCGAAAAGTCTTTGCAGATAAGCGAAATATCCCGGTTGAGCGATCTGACACTAAACCTCAAAAATCAATAAAGGATTATTCAACAAAAAAACCCAAGGTATTCATTAGTTTTCATATAGATGATGAAGCACAAGTCAATCTTCTCCGTCATCAGGCAAAAAATTCTGAACAACTAGAATTTGATGATCGTTCTGTGAAAGAGCCTTTTGATGAAGAATGGAAAAGACAATGTACTGAAAGAATTAAAAAAAGTGATATTATTATCGTCGCAATCGGTGAACATACTCATGAAAGGGAAGCCGTGGAGTGGGAGATTAATAAAGCCCATGAATTAGGTGTCCCAGTAATCGGAATGAGAATTTATAAAGATGAAAATCACAAAGTTCCCAAATCGATGGTTGAACACAAAGACAAAGTTATTCCATGGGATCTTGAAAAAATACAAGAAGAATTAGACAAAAAAACCTAA